From Salmo salar chromosome ssa04, Ssal_v3.1, whole genome shotgun sequence, one genomic window encodes:
- the radx gene encoding RPA-related protein RADX isoform X2, with protein sequence MMPEEFQNISACSDPLTENNQNSFLHSTLEQFFTAKTRTLKIDKTDAVAVIELQRYLTEQQNVGQQQPPDSYSYDMIVTDGVWQAKCILDRSLNHLIHKNIISSGIDIHITQCSFVYNERRLGQGCVCIEKIEHGSKASNVLRKIKDLDSLPMISKDGFGNIVALQSDSPLQVGRKHYLSLWNNEDPEGRLWVPDVPPSDVVLDVSKMTLLCDLESSLGCMFRPLPLIVRVIHKSRLRYYGKPGLKINYPYQAYFEVADQSGTMSLVLWNELCPEWYQRLNVGTVLYLQNYTLKQSYQNRSRPHIDNHRMKSFHSVEICLNPRNPTAVLTVVPAKSVPPQWGLPEVSYQFTVRSELESLASNSACDVIGLVTFVSRVERIKCKGNTGPEKYWTYRWVHAVDGTSNIPFILEIFASSQPEIFNGIYPMTYLVCTQMRKCQEPDSLPYLTSSCETQIFTTGYHKGQPYVSDPRVKSFIQWTKTLKDSVMLKKTAVGGHYCFPHAPLIFTQSVADGSAQVPLVAANDLKSELEGLHYREHKRLAIQGQVMAVQYVTLPEETLSDQMVQSVVAVSDPPSDQRTVEVTQMLINRETAPSSVQSSPSRRKRKQAKKRVMKRRYITRARVQEKREAGHGLTEEELSEEESDSETEEVGPLEKRTDQSRASGQLGPPGFPQSEGATGEGSVADCDRTSWESSSWPKQRQEVLEYLHPGGVCSESLSQRFRFDDKTLLLQQSNLHAARWTPEQTTDTLSSVTCQGYYKITILGINQQMAIDAAFVPVMSSGDPRSLGLTQDPHDNTLLSCLSAGFICPLADPLSQSEVALPEPEEILATAEELKDTHLVCILDLCHLGGEKVEVIITKVYRMTDIALV encoded by the exons ATGATGCCCGAAGAATTTCAAAACATATCGGCTTGTTCCGATCCATTGACTGAAAATAATCAGAATTCTTTCTTACATTCTACTTTGGAACAGTTCTTTACTGCAAAAACACGTACACTTAAAATTGATAAAACCGATGCTGTAGCTGTCATTGAACTTCAGAGATATTTGACAGAACAACAAAATGTTGGACAACAACAACCTCCTGACAGCTACAGCTATGACATGATAGTGACTGATGGAGTCTGGCAGGCCAAGTGCATTCTTGACCGTAGTTTAAATCATCTGATCCACAAAAACATTATAAGTAGTGGAATTGATATCCACATCACCCAGTGCTCGTTTGTTTACAATGAAAGAAGATTGGGTCAGGGTTGTGTTTGCATCGAGAAGATTGAACATGGTTCAAAGGCGTCTAATGTGTTGCGCAAGATTAAGGACTTGGATTCCCTCCCCATGATTTCAAAGGATGGCTTTGGGAACATTGTGGCATTGCAAAGTGATTCACCCCTGCAGGTGGGCCGCAAGCATTACCTGTCTCTTTGGAATAACGAGGATCCTGAAGGCAGACTATGGGTTCCAGATGTCCCCCCATCAGACGTGGTGCTGGATG TGTCAAAGATGACCCTCCTGTGTGATCTAGAGTCGTCACTCGGATGCATGTTTCGACCTCTCCCCCTGATAGTGAGGGTGATTCATAAATCCAGACTTCGGTATTATGGAAAACCTGGACTCAAGATTAATTACCCGTACCAG GCCTACTTTGAGGTTGCAGACCAGAGTGGCACCATGTCCCTTGTCCTGTGGAATGAGCTGTGCCCAGAATGGTACCAGAGACTGAATGTTGGAACTGTGCTCTATCTCCAAAACTACACTCTCAAGCAGAGCTATCAGAACAGGTCACGACCTCACATAGACAACCACAGAATGAAGAGCTTTCACTCAGTAG AAATTTGTCTGAATCCACGGAATCCCACTGCAGTCCTTACTGTGGTTCCAGCCAAGAGTGTGCCACCTCAATGGGGCTTGCCCGAGGTTTCCTACCAGTTCACCGTTAG ATCAGAACTGGAGAGCTTGGCCAGCAATTCTGCATGTGATGTCATTGGCTTGGTAACGTTTGTGAGTCGGGTGGAGAGAATAAAGTGTAAGGGGAACACAG GCCCAGAAAAATACTGGACTTACCGCTGGGTCCATGCAGTGGATGGAACATCCAATATTCCTTTCATTTTGGAGATTTTTGCTTCTTCACAACCAGAAATATTCAATGGGATATATCCAA TGACATACCTGGTCTGCACTCAGATGAGGAAGTGTCAAGAGCCAGACTCACTGCCTTACCTCACCAGCAGCTGTGAGACACAGATATTCACTACAG GGTATCACAAGGGCCAGCCCTACGTGTCAGACCCCAGAGTGAAGAGCTTCATCCAATGGACCAAGACTCTGAAGGACAGTGTCATGCTGAAGAAGACTGCTGTTGGTGGCCATTACTGCTTCCCTCACGCCCCTCTTATCTTCACACAGTCTGTGGCAGATGGCTCAG CTCAAGTTCCTCTAGTTGCTGCAAATGACTTGAAGAGTGAGTTGGAGGGTCTGCATTATCGTGAGCACAAGCGGCTGGCAATCCAAGGACAGGTCATGGCTGTGCAGTATGTGACATTGCCAGAGGAGACTCTGTCAGACCAG ATGGTTCAGTCTGTTGTGGCTGTATCTGACCCACCCAGTGATCAGAGGACTGTAGAAGTGACTCAGATGCTGATAAACAGGGAAACAGCGCCATCTAGTGTGCAGAGCTCACCCAGCAGACGGAAAAGAAAACAAGCCAAGAAGAG aGTGATGAAGCGGCGCTACATTACTCGTGCCAGAGTGCAAGAGAAAAG AGAGGCTGGCCATGGCTTAACAGAAGAGGAGCTAAGTGAAGAGGAGAGTGATTCTGAAACAGAGGAAGTTGGTCCACTAGAAAAAAGAACTGACCAATCTAGAGCCAGTGGACAACTAGGTCCACCAG GTTTTCCACAGAGTGAAGGCGctactggagagggatcagtTGCAGACTGTGATAGGACGTCGTGGGAAAGCAGCTCGTGGCCGAAGCAGAGACAAGAAGTGTTAGAATATTTACATCCTGGTGGTGTGTGCTCAGAGAGCCTTTCTCAGAGATTCAGATTTGATGACAAGACCCTTCTGCTGCAGCAGAGTAACCTACATGCTGCTAGATGGACTCCAGAGCAAACCACAGACACCCTGTCATCAGTAACCTGCCAAGGATACTATAAAATCACAATATTAG gtATAAACCAGCAGATGGCCATCGATGCTGCCTTTGTTCCTGTGATGTCATCTGGGGACCCCAGGTCCTTAGGTCTAACTCAAGacccccatgacaacacacttcTGTCCTGCCTGTCTGCAGGCTTCATCTGCCCTCTCGCAGACCCCCTGAGCCAGAGTGAGGTTGCTCTCCCTGAACCAG
- the radx gene encoding RPA-related protein RADX isoform X1: MMPEEFQNISACSDPLTENNQNSFLHSTLEQFFTAKTRTLKIDKTDAVAVIELQRYLTEQQNVGQQQPPDSYSYDMIVTDGVWQAKCILDRSLNHLIHKNIISSGIDIHITQCSFVYNERRLGQGCVCIEKIEHGSKASNVLRKIKDLDSLPMISKDGFGNIVALQSDSPLQVGRKHYLSLWNNEDPEGRLWVPDVPPSDVVLDVSKMTLLCDLESSLGCMFRPLPLIVRVIHKSRLRYYGKPGLKINYPYQAYFEVADQSGTMSLVLWNELCPEWYQRLNVGTVLYLQNYTLKQSYQNRSRPHIDNHRMKSFHSVEICLNPRNPTAVLTVVPAKSVPPQWGLPEVSYQFTVRSELESLASNSACDVIGLVTFVSRVERIKCKGNTGPEKYWTYRWVHAVDGTSNIPFILEIFASSQPEIFNGIYPMTYLVCTQMRKCQEPDSLPYLTSSCETQIFTTGYHKGQPYVSDPRVKSFIQWTKTLKDSVMLKKTAVGGHYCFPHAPLIFTQSVADGSAQVPLVAANDLKSELEGLHYREHKRLAIQGQVMAVQYVTLPEETLSDQQMVQSVVAVSDPPSDQRTVEVTQMLINRETAPSSVQSSPSRRKRKQAKKRVMKRRYITRARVQEKREAGHGLTEEELSEEESDSETEEVGPLEKRTDQSRASGQLGPPGFPQSEGATGEGSVADCDRTSWESSSWPKQRQEVLEYLHPGGVCSESLSQRFRFDDKTLLLQQSNLHAARWTPEQTTDTLSSVTCQGYYKITILGINQQMAIDAAFVPVMSSGDPRSLGLTQDPHDNTLLSCLSAGFICPLADPLSQSEVALPEPEEILATAEELKDTHLVCILDLCHLGGEKVEVIITKVYRMTDIALV, translated from the exons ATGATGCCCGAAGAATTTCAAAACATATCGGCTTGTTCCGATCCATTGACTGAAAATAATCAGAATTCTTTCTTACATTCTACTTTGGAACAGTTCTTTACTGCAAAAACACGTACACTTAAAATTGATAAAACCGATGCTGTAGCTGTCATTGAACTTCAGAGATATTTGACAGAACAACAAAATGTTGGACAACAACAACCTCCTGACAGCTACAGCTATGACATGATAGTGACTGATGGAGTCTGGCAGGCCAAGTGCATTCTTGACCGTAGTTTAAATCATCTGATCCACAAAAACATTATAAGTAGTGGAATTGATATCCACATCACCCAGTGCTCGTTTGTTTACAATGAAAGAAGATTGGGTCAGGGTTGTGTTTGCATCGAGAAGATTGAACATGGTTCAAAGGCGTCTAATGTGTTGCGCAAGATTAAGGACTTGGATTCCCTCCCCATGATTTCAAAGGATGGCTTTGGGAACATTGTGGCATTGCAAAGTGATTCACCCCTGCAGGTGGGCCGCAAGCATTACCTGTCTCTTTGGAATAACGAGGATCCTGAAGGCAGACTATGGGTTCCAGATGTCCCCCCATCAGACGTGGTGCTGGATG TGTCAAAGATGACCCTCCTGTGTGATCTAGAGTCGTCACTCGGATGCATGTTTCGACCTCTCCCCCTGATAGTGAGGGTGATTCATAAATCCAGACTTCGGTATTATGGAAAACCTGGACTCAAGATTAATTACCCGTACCAG GCCTACTTTGAGGTTGCAGACCAGAGTGGCACCATGTCCCTTGTCCTGTGGAATGAGCTGTGCCCAGAATGGTACCAGAGACTGAATGTTGGAACTGTGCTCTATCTCCAAAACTACACTCTCAAGCAGAGCTATCAGAACAGGTCACGACCTCACATAGACAACCACAGAATGAAGAGCTTTCACTCAGTAG AAATTTGTCTGAATCCACGGAATCCCACTGCAGTCCTTACTGTGGTTCCAGCCAAGAGTGTGCCACCTCAATGGGGCTTGCCCGAGGTTTCCTACCAGTTCACCGTTAG ATCAGAACTGGAGAGCTTGGCCAGCAATTCTGCATGTGATGTCATTGGCTTGGTAACGTTTGTGAGTCGGGTGGAGAGAATAAAGTGTAAGGGGAACACAG GCCCAGAAAAATACTGGACTTACCGCTGGGTCCATGCAGTGGATGGAACATCCAATATTCCTTTCATTTTGGAGATTTTTGCTTCTTCACAACCAGAAATATTCAATGGGATATATCCAA TGACATACCTGGTCTGCACTCAGATGAGGAAGTGTCAAGAGCCAGACTCACTGCCTTACCTCACCAGCAGCTGTGAGACACAGATATTCACTACAG GGTATCACAAGGGCCAGCCCTACGTGTCAGACCCCAGAGTGAAGAGCTTCATCCAATGGACCAAGACTCTGAAGGACAGTGTCATGCTGAAGAAGACTGCTGTTGGTGGCCATTACTGCTTCCCTCACGCCCCTCTTATCTTCACACAGTCTGTGGCAGATGGCTCAG CTCAAGTTCCTCTAGTTGCTGCAAATGACTTGAAGAGTGAGTTGGAGGGTCTGCATTATCGTGAGCACAAGCGGCTGGCAATCCAAGGACAGGTCATGGCTGTGCAGTATGTGACATTGCCAGAGGAGACTCTGTCAGACCAG CAGATGGTTCAGTCTGTTGTGGCTGTATCTGACCCACCCAGTGATCAGAGGACTGTAGAAGTGACTCAGATGCTGATAAACAGGGAAACAGCGCCATCTAGTGTGCAGAGCTCACCCAGCAGACGGAAAAGAAAACAAGCCAAGAAGAG aGTGATGAAGCGGCGCTACATTACTCGTGCCAGAGTGCAAGAGAAAAG AGAGGCTGGCCATGGCTTAACAGAAGAGGAGCTAAGTGAAGAGGAGAGTGATTCTGAAACAGAGGAAGTTGGTCCACTAGAAAAAAGAACTGACCAATCTAGAGCCAGTGGACAACTAGGTCCACCAG GTTTTCCACAGAGTGAAGGCGctactggagagggatcagtTGCAGACTGTGATAGGACGTCGTGGGAAAGCAGCTCGTGGCCGAAGCAGAGACAAGAAGTGTTAGAATATTTACATCCTGGTGGTGTGTGCTCAGAGAGCCTTTCTCAGAGATTCAGATTTGATGACAAGACCCTTCTGCTGCAGCAGAGTAACCTACATGCTGCTAGATGGACTCCAGAGCAAACCACAGACACCCTGTCATCAGTAACCTGCCAAGGATACTATAAAATCACAATATTAG gtATAAACCAGCAGATGGCCATCGATGCTGCCTTTGTTCCTGTGATGTCATCTGGGGACCCCAGGTCCTTAGGTCTAACTCAAGacccccatgacaacacacttcTGTCCTGCCTGTCTGCAGGCTTCATCTGCCCTCTCGCAGACCCCCTGAGCCAGAGTGAGGTTGCTCTCCCTGAACCAG
- the radx gene encoding RPA-related protein RADX isoform X3: protein MVPETECWNCALSPKLHSQAELSEQVTTSHRQPQNEELSLKICLNPRNPTAVLTVVPAKSVPPQWGLPEVSYQFTVRSELESLASNSACDVIGLVTFVSRVERIKCKGNTGPEKYWTYRWVHAVDGTSNIPFILEIFASSQPEIFNGIYPMTYLVCTQMRKCQEPDSLPYLTSSCETQIFTTGYHKGQPYVSDPRVKSFIQWTKTLKDSVMLKKTAVGGHYCFPHAPLIFTQSVADGSAQVPLVAANDLKSELEGLHYREHKRLAIQGQVMAVQYVTLPEETLSDQQMVQSVVAVSDPPSDQRTVEVTQMLINRETAPSSVQSSPSRRKRKQAKKRVMKRRYITRARVQEKREAGHGLTEEELSEEESDSETEEVGPLEKRTDQSRASGQLGPPGFPQSEGATGEGSVADCDRTSWESSSWPKQRQEVLEYLHPGGVCSESLSQRFRFDDKTLLLQQSNLHAARWTPEQTTDTLSSVTCQGYYKITILGINQQMAIDAAFVPVMSSGDPRSLGLTQDPHDNTLLSCLSAGFICPLADPLSQSEVALPEPEEILATAEELKDTHLVCILDLCHLGGEKVEVIITKVYRMTDIALV, encoded by the exons ATGGTACCAGAGACTGAATGTTGGAACTGTGCTCTATCTCCAAAACTACACTCTCAAGCAGAGCTATCAGAACAGGTCACGACCTCACATAGACAACCACAGAATGAAGAGCTTTCACTCA AAATTTGTCTGAATCCACGGAATCCCACTGCAGTCCTTACTGTGGTTCCAGCCAAGAGTGTGCCACCTCAATGGGGCTTGCCCGAGGTTTCCTACCAGTTCACCGTTAG ATCAGAACTGGAGAGCTTGGCCAGCAATTCTGCATGTGATGTCATTGGCTTGGTAACGTTTGTGAGTCGGGTGGAGAGAATAAAGTGTAAGGGGAACACAG GCCCAGAAAAATACTGGACTTACCGCTGGGTCCATGCAGTGGATGGAACATCCAATATTCCTTTCATTTTGGAGATTTTTGCTTCTTCACAACCAGAAATATTCAATGGGATATATCCAA TGACATACCTGGTCTGCACTCAGATGAGGAAGTGTCAAGAGCCAGACTCACTGCCTTACCTCACCAGCAGCTGTGAGACACAGATATTCACTACAG GGTATCACAAGGGCCAGCCCTACGTGTCAGACCCCAGAGTGAAGAGCTTCATCCAATGGACCAAGACTCTGAAGGACAGTGTCATGCTGAAGAAGACTGCTGTTGGTGGCCATTACTGCTTCCCTCACGCCCCTCTTATCTTCACACAGTCTGTGGCAGATGGCTCAG CTCAAGTTCCTCTAGTTGCTGCAAATGACTTGAAGAGTGAGTTGGAGGGTCTGCATTATCGTGAGCACAAGCGGCTGGCAATCCAAGGACAGGTCATGGCTGTGCAGTATGTGACATTGCCAGAGGAGACTCTGTCAGACCAG CAGATGGTTCAGTCTGTTGTGGCTGTATCTGACCCACCCAGTGATCAGAGGACTGTAGAAGTGACTCAGATGCTGATAAACAGGGAAACAGCGCCATCTAGTGTGCAGAGCTCACCCAGCAGACGGAAAAGAAAACAAGCCAAGAAGAG aGTGATGAAGCGGCGCTACATTACTCGTGCCAGAGTGCAAGAGAAAAG AGAGGCTGGCCATGGCTTAACAGAAGAGGAGCTAAGTGAAGAGGAGAGTGATTCTGAAACAGAGGAAGTTGGTCCACTAGAAAAAAGAACTGACCAATCTAGAGCCAGTGGACAACTAGGTCCACCAG GTTTTCCACAGAGTGAAGGCGctactggagagggatcagtTGCAGACTGTGATAGGACGTCGTGGGAAAGCAGCTCGTGGCCGAAGCAGAGACAAGAAGTGTTAGAATATTTACATCCTGGTGGTGTGTGCTCAGAGAGCCTTTCTCAGAGATTCAGATTTGATGACAAGACCCTTCTGCTGCAGCAGAGTAACCTACATGCTGCTAGATGGACTCCAGAGCAAACCACAGACACCCTGTCATCAGTAACCTGCCAAGGATACTATAAAATCACAATATTAG gtATAAACCAGCAGATGGCCATCGATGCTGCCTTTGTTCCTGTGATGTCATCTGGGGACCCCAGGTCCTTAGGTCTAACTCAAGacccccatgacaacacacttcTGTCCTGCCTGTCTGCAGGCTTCATCTGCCCTCTCGCAGACCCCCTGAGCCAGAGTGAGGTTGCTCTCCCTGAACCAG